The proteins below are encoded in one region of Conger conger chromosome 17, fConCon1.1, whole genome shotgun sequence:
- the zrsr2 gene encoding U2 small nuclear ribonucleoprotein auxiliary factor 35 kDa subunit-related protein 2 isoform X2, giving the protein MLDQAESQLQSTGPWKNPEAPVDYGTEKDRANCPFFLKTGSCRFGDRCSRVHVRPTASTTLMVKGMFVTFSMEQVHRDDYDTDASLEYSEDDVHQHFLDFYQDVLPEFRNVGKVVQFKVSCNFEPHLRGNVYVQFETEDQCREAFVKFNGRYYAGKQLQCEFSPVTRWKTAICGLFDRNKCPKGKHCNFLHVYRNPTREFWEADRDLHTSPNGAFTGSRSERFSERFSERRPWSSRRYDRSPDRSGGGRWRGRYRGRRSRSRSRERRRSQSRERRRSQSRERRRSQSRERRRSQSRERRRSQSRERRRSQSRERKSRREERRSQSREGRSCREERRSHSRGRSRSKDRRSRSKERRSQSREGRSHSRGRLSHSRDPQQSERGGVRGRRSGQERRSPSPSEDGDAANGSPGRKGPEGAKRRRSGTGSPKPVDKRGRKPSEGSPAPRRHKRSKKSGKKKKSKKKKRENRSVSPAGSSLSEGEAASRPLSPPNEEDPRVAASQSLSPPNEENPREAVGQPLSPPNEENPREVIGQPLSPLGEENPREAIGQPLSPLGEENAREPASQSLSPQNEENPGEPSPGEPHLLQHLPKEAQQAGGHTDPLEAEEQSTSSFNRNHNAISS; this is encoded by the exons ATGCTGGACCAAGCTGAAAGCCAG CTTCAGAGTACAGGTCCATGGAAGAACCCTGAGGCCCCAGTGGATTATGGGACAGAGAAGGACAGGGCGAACTGCCCTTTCTTCCTCAAAACGGGATCCTGCCGGTTTGGAGACAG GTGTTCCCGCGTTCACGTGCGCCCCACCGCCAGCACCACGCTGATGGTGAAGGGCATGTTCGTGACCTTCAGCATGGAGCAGGTGCACCGGGACGACTACGACACGGACGCCAGCCTGGAGTACAGTGAGGACGACGTGCACCAGCACTTCCTGGACTTCTACCAGGACGTGCTTCCCGAGTTCAGGAACGTCGGGAAGGTGGTGCAGTTCAAG GTGAGCTGCAACTTTGAGCCTCACCTGAGGGGGAATGTGTACGTCCAGTTCGAGAC ggagGATCAGTGTCGGGAGGCCTTTGTCAAGTTTAATGGCCGATATTACGCAGGAAAGCAGTTGCAGTGCGAGTTCTCGCCCGTCACAAGATGGAAGACAGCCATATGTG GGCTGTTCGACAGGAACAAGTGCCCCAAAGGGAAGCACTGCAACTTCCTGCACGTGTACAGGAACCCCACCCGGGAATTCTGGGAGGCAGACCGGGATCTGCACACGTCTCCCAACGGCGCCTTCACCGGGTCGCGCTCCGAGCGTTTCTCAGAGCGCTTCTCAGAGCGGAGACCCTGGTCCAGCAGACGCTACGACCGCAGTCCCGACAGGAGCGGGGGCGGCAGGTGGCGAGGCCGTtacagagggaggaggagccGCAGCCgaagcagggagaggaggaggagtcaaagcagggagaggaggaggagtcaaAGCAGGGAGAGGCGGAGGAGTCaaagcagggagaggaggaggagtcaaagcagggagaggaggaggagtcaaagcagggagaggaggaggagtcaaagcagggagaggaagagccGCAGAGAGGAGAGGCGGAGTCAAAGCAGGGAAGGGAGGAgctgcagagaggagaggcggAGTCACAGCAGGGGGAGGAGTCGCAGTAAGGATAGGAGAAGTCGCAGTAAGGAGAGGCGGAGTCAAAGCAGGGAGGGGCGGAGTCACAGTCGCGGGAGGTTGAGTCACAGCAGGGACCCGCAGCAGTCGGAGAGAGGCGGTGTCCGAGGGCGGAGGTCAGGCCAGGAGCGTCGCTCCCCCTCCCCGAGTGAGGACGGGGACGCAGCGAACGGGTCGCCCGGCCGGAAGGGTCCGGAAGGAGCGAAGAGGCGGAGGAGCGGCACCGGCAGCCCAAAGCCGGTGGACAAACGGGGCAGGAAGCCCTCGGAGGGCAGTCCTGCTCCGCGCCGCCACAAACGCTCCAAAAAGAGcggcaagaagaagaagagcaagaagaagaagagggagaaCAGGAGCGTCTCGCCCGCGGGGTCGAGCCTGTCTGAGGGAGAGGCCGCAAGccggcccctctcccctccgaACGAGGAGGACCCCAGGGTGGCTGCAAGCCAGTCCCTCTCCCCTCCGAACGAGGAGAACCCCAGAGAGGCCGTAGgccagcccctctcccctccgaACGAGGAGAACCCCAGAGAGGTCATAGGccagcccctctcccccctgggTGAGGAGAACCCCAGAGAGGCCATAGGccagcccctctcccccctgggTGAGGAGAATGCCAGAGAGCCCGCAAGCCAGTCCCTCTCCCCTCAGAACGAGGAGAACCCAGGAGAACCCTCCCCAGGGGAGCCGCACCTCCTCCAGCACCTCCCCAAGGAGGCGCAGCAGGCAGGAGGCCACACTGACCCGCTGGAGGCAGAGGAGCAGAGCACCTCCTCCTTCAACCGCAACCATAACGCAATCTCCAGTTAA
- the LOC133116646 gene encoding AP-1 complex subunit sigma-2-like isoform X1, with protein MQFMLLFSRQGKLRLQKWYVPLSDKEKKKVTRELIQTVLARKPKMCSVLEWRDLKIIYKRYASLYFCCAIEAQDNELITLEIIHRYVELLDKYFGSQVCELDIIFNFEKAYFILDEFLLGGEAQETSKKNVLKAIEQADLLQEPRHEYFNVPVY; from the exons atgcagttcATGCTCCTGTTCAGTCGACAGGGGAAACTGAGACTGCAGAAATGGTACGTCCCGCTGTCGGacaaagagaagaagaaggtcACCCGTGAGCTGATCCAGACGGTTCTGGCCCGCAAACCCAAGATGTGCAGCGTTCTGGAGTGGAGGGACCTGAAGATCATCTACAAGAG ATACGCCAGCTTGTATTTCTGCTGTGCCATCGAAGCGCAGGACAATGAACTCATTACTCTGGAGATCATCCACAGATACGTGGAGCTGCTGGATAAGTACTTTGGCAGT CAGGTGTGCGAGCTGGATATTATCTTTAACTTCGAGAAGGCGTACTTCATCCTGGACGAGTTTCTGCTCGGCGGCGAGGCGCAGGAAACCTCAAAGAAGAACGTCCTGAAGGCCATCGAGCAGGCCGACCTGCTGCAAGAG CCTCGACACGAGTACTTTAATGTGCCCGTGTACTGA
- the zrsr2 gene encoding U2 small nuclear ribonucleoprotein auxiliary factor 35 kDa subunit-related protein 2 isoform X1, which produces MANTVVFGGNAMQKREQRGQKQRRASFKKEKRKRKRQALAKLRDSELLEDEPRDVPDNDNDDDDEEEERKAEVERQRLHQEWLQREALAQEEFRLRTEREDAARKRREDEERRIKEEWEEQQRKEKEERDRKQQEKMDREEAVQKMLDQAESQLQSTGPWKNPEAPVDYGTEKDRANCPFFLKTGSCRFGDRCSRVHVRPTASTTLMVKGMFVTFSMEQVHRDDYDTDASLEYSEDDVHQHFLDFYQDVLPEFRNVGKVVQFKVSCNFEPHLRGNVYVQFETEDQCREAFVKFNGRYYAGKQLQCEFSPVTRWKTAICGLFDRNKCPKGKHCNFLHVYRNPTREFWEADRDLHTSPNGAFTGSRSERFSERFSERRPWSSRRYDRSPDRSGGGRWRGRYRGRRSRSRSRERRRSQSRERRRSQSRERRRSQSRERRRSQSRERRRSQSRERRRSQSRERKSRREERRSQSREGRSCREERRSHSRGRSRSKDRRSRSKERRSQSREGRSHSRGRLSHSRDPQQSERGGVRGRRSGQERRSPSPSEDGDAANGSPGRKGPEGAKRRRSGTGSPKPVDKRGRKPSEGSPAPRRHKRSKKSGKKKKSKKKKRENRSVSPAGSSLSEGEAASRPLSPPNEEDPRVAASQSLSPPNEENPREAVGQPLSPPNEENPREVIGQPLSPLGEENPREAIGQPLSPLGEENAREPASQSLSPQNEENPGEPSPGEPHLLQHLPKEAQQAGGHTDPLEAEEQSTSSFNRNHNAISS; this is translated from the exons ATGGCGAACAcagtcgtgtttggaggaaatGCAATGCAGAAACGTGAACAACGCGG tcaAAAGCAACGTCGTGCCTcctttaagaaagaaaaaaggaaaagaaaacgtCAAGCCCTCGCAAAACTCAGAGATTCGG aaTTACTAGAGGATGAGCCAAGAGACGTACCGGATAATGATAATGACGATGACgacgaagaggaggagaggaaggctgAAGTGGAAAG ACAGAGACTGCACCAGGAGTGGCTGCAGAGAGAGGCGCTCGCTCAGGAGGAGTTCCGGCTGAGAACGGAGAGGGAGGACGCGGCGCGAAAGAGACGGGAGGATGAGGAG AGGCGGATAAAGGAGGAATGGGAGGAACAGCAGCGGAAAGAGAAGGAAGAGCGGGATCGGAAGCAGCAGGAGAAGATGGACAGAGAG GAAGCGGTACAGAAAATGCTGGACCAAGCTGAAAGCCAG CTTCAGAGTACAGGTCCATGGAAGAACCCTGAGGCCCCAGTGGATTATGGGACAGAGAAGGACAGGGCGAACTGCCCTTTCTTCCTCAAAACGGGATCCTGCCGGTTTGGAGACAG GTGTTCCCGCGTTCACGTGCGCCCCACCGCCAGCACCACGCTGATGGTGAAGGGCATGTTCGTGACCTTCAGCATGGAGCAGGTGCACCGGGACGACTACGACACGGACGCCAGCCTGGAGTACAGTGAGGACGACGTGCACCAGCACTTCCTGGACTTCTACCAGGACGTGCTTCCCGAGTTCAGGAACGTCGGGAAGGTGGTGCAGTTCAAG GTGAGCTGCAACTTTGAGCCTCACCTGAGGGGGAATGTGTACGTCCAGTTCGAGAC ggagGATCAGTGTCGGGAGGCCTTTGTCAAGTTTAATGGCCGATATTACGCAGGAAAGCAGTTGCAGTGCGAGTTCTCGCCCGTCACAAGATGGAAGACAGCCATATGTG GGCTGTTCGACAGGAACAAGTGCCCCAAAGGGAAGCACTGCAACTTCCTGCACGTGTACAGGAACCCCACCCGGGAATTCTGGGAGGCAGACCGGGATCTGCACACGTCTCCCAACGGCGCCTTCACCGGGTCGCGCTCCGAGCGTTTCTCAGAGCGCTTCTCAGAGCGGAGACCCTGGTCCAGCAGACGCTACGACCGCAGTCCCGACAGGAGCGGGGGCGGCAGGTGGCGAGGCCGTtacagagggaggaggagccGCAGCCgaagcagggagaggaggaggagtcaaagcagggagaggaggaggagtcaaAGCAGGGAGAGGCGGAGGAGTCaaagcagggagaggaggaggagtcaaagcagggagaggaggaggagtcaaagcagggagaggaggaggagtcaaagcagggagaggaagagccGCAGAGAGGAGAGGCGGAGTCAAAGCAGGGAAGGGAGGAgctgcagagaggagaggcggAGTCACAGCAGGGGGAGGAGTCGCAGTAAGGATAGGAGAAGTCGCAGTAAGGAGAGGCGGAGTCAAAGCAGGGAGGGGCGGAGTCACAGTCGCGGGAGGTTGAGTCACAGCAGGGACCCGCAGCAGTCGGAGAGAGGCGGTGTCCGAGGGCGGAGGTCAGGCCAGGAGCGTCGCTCCCCCTCCCCGAGTGAGGACGGGGACGCAGCGAACGGGTCGCCCGGCCGGAAGGGTCCGGAAGGAGCGAAGAGGCGGAGGAGCGGCACCGGCAGCCCAAAGCCGGTGGACAAACGGGGCAGGAAGCCCTCGGAGGGCAGTCCTGCTCCGCGCCGCCACAAACGCTCCAAAAAGAGcggcaagaagaagaagagcaagaagaagaagagggagaaCAGGAGCGTCTCGCCCGCGGGGTCGAGCCTGTCTGAGGGAGAGGCCGCAAGccggcccctctcccctccgaACGAGGAGGACCCCAGGGTGGCTGCAAGCCAGTCCCTCTCCCCTCCGAACGAGGAGAACCCCAGAGAGGCCGTAGgccagcccctctcccctccgaACGAGGAGAACCCCAGAGAGGTCATAGGccagcccctctcccccctgggTGAGGAGAACCCCAGAGAGGCCATAGGccagcccctctcccccctgggTGAGGAGAATGCCAGAGAGCCCGCAAGCCAGTCCCTCTCCCCTCAGAACGAGGAGAACCCAGGAGAACCCTCCCCAGGGGAGCCGCACCTCCTCCAGCACCTCCCCAAGGAGGCGCAGCAGGCAGGAGGCCACACTGACCCGCTGGAGGCAGAGGAGCAGAGCACCTCCTCCTTCAACCGCAACCATAACGCAATCTCCAGTTAA
- the LOC133116646 gene encoding AP-1 complex subunit sigma-2-like isoform X2: MQFMLLFSRQGKLRLQKWYVPLSDKEKKKVTRELIQTVLARKPKMCSVLEWRDLKIIYKRYASLYFCCAIEAQDNELITLEIIHRYVELLDKYFGSVCELDIIFNFEKAYFILDEFLLGGEAQETSKKNVLKAIEQADLLQEPRHEYFNVPVY, encoded by the exons atgcagttcATGCTCCTGTTCAGTCGACAGGGGAAACTGAGACTGCAGAAATGGTACGTCCCGCTGTCGGacaaagagaagaagaaggtcACCCGTGAGCTGATCCAGACGGTTCTGGCCCGCAAACCCAAGATGTGCAGCGTTCTGGAGTGGAGGGACCTGAAGATCATCTACAAGAG ATACGCCAGCTTGTATTTCTGCTGTGCCATCGAAGCGCAGGACAATGAACTCATTACTCTGGAGATCATCCACAGATACGTGGAGCTGCTGGATAAGTACTTTGGCAGT GTGTGCGAGCTGGATATTATCTTTAACTTCGAGAAGGCGTACTTCATCCTGGACGAGTTTCTGCTCGGCGGCGAGGCGCAGGAAACCTCAAAGAAGAACGTCCTGAAGGCCATCGAGCAGGCCGACCTGCTGCAAGAG CCTCGACACGAGTACTTTAATGTGCCCGTGTACTGA